Within Aspergillus oryzae RIB40 DNA, chromosome 2, the genomic segment GCTCTTGCATCCCCCACTAACCTAACTTAAGGAGGTCCAGTCTGAACCTCACTACTGGGACATGGAAAATATGGCATGTGGTAAATGAACGGAGGCCATCATTACCGTAtcgtacatacatacatacagacagaCAGACTTTTACGGTACATAGATACAAACCAGCATTTCGGAAAGGCCGGTGGGACCGCTTCCCCTCTCTGGAGGTTTGCGACAGCTGCAGGTAAGCATAAGGGGGATTTTTGCCAAGTTCCAATCCCTCGAGAAATGTTCACATTTCGAGTAATGGAAATTCTCAGACGATGACCAAACTTATCTAATAGAATGAATTTGAGTATATCGGATGATACTCCTATGACTAGTCAAACCAGGGTTTTTAGGGGATAGTTCACTACTAGTGAATCGCGATGATACGAAGTAGCGCTAAAAAGCGACCATGTGCAACCTACCCCTCCTGACCCCTCCCACCTCTCCAGCTCTCCCCAGCTCCGAATGTTGAGCTTCCCATGCAACCCGGCCCAGAGCTCAAAGCTCGAGCTTTCACAAGTTTTCTGGTGCTCCGTCGGACTATCACGGATCAGGTTTAACTCGGTGGCGACATTCCAGCTTAGCCAGAGTAGCGGCGCCGCCACTCCAGTTCCTTATTCCCGTCCGAGTGGGGCCGGTGttgaaacagaaaagaaaaaaaagagaacgCGACaacaaaatagaaattaaaaatgACGGATTAAAAATAAACAGGTGGAAAATTTTTGCAAAaagtattttatttttatctttggCTTCCATTGATGCTTCGAGAACGTGGCGATCGAAGAAGTTTTGCCTTAGAAGGATGAGGCGTATAGGATATTCCATGGGTTCGAACAGCACAAGGGACCTCGGAGAGAGAGCAAATCCACCTTCAAAGTCCTGCTCAATCAATGTTCCCCATAACCCTCAACGGCTAGTGTCCTCCTGAGCGCACACTATTCTCCCACGCGGAAGGGAGGGGTTGGTGCCCAATTTATTTAAGCGAAGAAGACGCCGTTTATTCCCGTCCGTGAGTTTGGATCTTCAGTAAACTTGGAAGTTGACCCCTACCTGAGGGTATTTCCTCTTTAGTGCACTAAGACATGCGGTGACCTTTAAAATTGTAGCCTGATTTTTTATTTGCATACTACTACGCATTGCCCGGAAGGGAACAACTACAGACGGTACAGATGTCCCGAAGGATGCACTAGCTGTACGGAGAACCAATTGAGGTATTCTATTCGGACGACTTCCTCGGGAGGCTGGAGGACGTCCATACTAGTCTATAGGTACGTCGTACCTAGCTTAACTATTGCCCTAAGGGACAAGGATTGTGATTGTTCTGGAAAATGTAAAGTTTCATACTATACCCACATGGCTGACCGATTGAAAATTTTCTCATCGAATGAGAGGTTGACATTCGTACAAGTACCTCTCGGGTGGATCCAACGTCCATAATTAGCAGGCAACCATTCCGTCTAGTTTTGGACCTCGAGCATAGAATATCCAGACATCTTTGCTAGATACTCTAGAATTTAGGTGTTATaccgagaaagaaatcgagaaaaagaactttTTAGGAACATCATCCTTTTAAGTTTCCTTGCATTCTGTCCAATGCAAAAAGAACATCTTGCAGAATGATTCCTTGATTATTCTTAGTGCTGGTAAAAGTAATGTCTCATCATGCAACCTGCACGGCAGCCAAAGTCTGGGTGAGGACACCTGCATGGGGCGTCAAGCTGCCTGCgtctcttttttctctttttctttttttattcgtttttgggtttcttgCAATGGGTCATGGGGGGTCACTGCAGttaatttccctttcgaGCACATTGCATGCAATAAAAGCATTATGATTGGCGGATACCGGGGCATGAATGATACATGGTAACCaatggaaagagaagtaaAACGCGGCCTGAGTGAAAATTCCCCCACTGAAATTgtggtttttttcttttgctcgGCACTTGTTAGCCGGTTCCTAGATGGACCACCGATACAAAGGCACTGGGAATCTGATCTGAATAGATCGCGGACTCGCGAACATTAGTACTCATCCTGCAAAATATTTCAAGTACAGTGTACAGTATGCAGAGTCTTAGATGTGCTGTATCTATAGATAGTACAACGGTCCGTCACCGAAATCCGACTAACAAAACTAGATCGAGACCCCACAGGAGCTACTCTGTACTATATCATTACATACTCTGGAGTACTCCTGCTATCCTTCTCCATAGTTAGTTCTGTGTGAGCAATTTTAAGAATGCCTACTCCACATATAGTAAGTCTTTCCCTATAACATTGAACCTGGAACCCCACCATACATCAACACGGACCAATTCACACCGAGAAATAATGAGTCCGATAAGGTCTTTACTTGACCGGATGTTCGCCGACTGCCTCCCTGGTTTTCCGGTTTTAGCGGTTGCCAGTATTTTGCCGGCCTGTGTATTCAGGATTCCAATCTTTGCCATTTAGGCATCAATAATTAGCATGAATCGTGAAAGCCCGGGAACGAGTGTAGTGGTAGATTTCGCCGTCGTACTTCTTCCGAACAACTTCTTGTATTTCTCAGTAGCAGCTTCCCCGCAAAGTTAATCTACCTACGAATGACTTCCCCCATTTCTGGGCACTGCGCAAATGACCTCATCTTATTCTGCCCGTCGCTGAAAATTGCACCGAACAAAGTCACCTGAATGTGCGACCTAAGTCACGTACCTGGAAACTCGACGTGGATCAAGGCCAACTCCGGTCGATGTGAAGTCAGGTTGCGTTGTAATGTATAACGACGCTAGGGGTCACTCGTGAATTACTCCAAGTATGGCTCAAAGTCCATGATCTACGTGGTCATCTCGGCATGGATTTCATCCTGTCGCCTGGTGGCCTTAAAGGTAGTTTCACTTAAAGCTCAACGTTATTGCGTAAATACATCCTTAGTCTCTGAACTTCCACAATAGCCTTCGGTGGATACCCGGATATTCTTCACTCATTGGCAGAGACAACGACAAGCTACACTTGAGCTTGTAGCAAATGGACTTTCGTTCCTGATACTGTATCTGGGAGACTGTTTTTCACCGTAAACTACGAGATCGGGGATCCATTCCAGATCTCCACACTCTACGTCACCTTGGGAGTCAGTGCTGTTCAGCCAGGAGCACAAGGCTGTGCACTATCTACCCTCTAGGAGGGAAATAGAATACCCAGGTGAGAGTCAGAAGCTCCACTCTTTACACCGACTGTATAAAACGAACCTCGAAGAGTTGGCAGTCTCCCACATCAGGATACATACTTTTGCCATAAACGAACTTCCGGTGAGATACCTTTGCGGAAGACCATGTCTATAACCAGCCGACCACAGAGGTCTAAGATCAAATGTTGAGCCTACAACTAACTCCGAGATACCCGTGCTATCAATACTCTCTCTTATAACTAAGACTCCTCGGCACATAGCTCGGCAGTTTCAGAGCCTATAATCTGCACCCCCATTGCCAAGCCGATGCCCCACGGGGGTCGATTAGGCGGGTCTCGTTACCATCCGAAGGTCCTTACCCCAGAGCCGATGTCGTTGTCAAGTTCCGATATGTTTATTCGACATGAGGTGCGGTGTGTGCGATGGATGGTAGAAAAGGGGAAGCCTCGCGTCTTTGCAATCTCTTGGCTCAACATTCCCTCGAGTGCTTGAGTTCTTGAAATACACCCTAGTTACTGCTTGAATCATTAAAACTTCAGACACACCCTCTACCCAATGTCCCCACAACGGAAGAACTTCCATGTCGCCGTCGTCGGCGGTGGCATTGCCGGCCTAACCCTCGCCATCGCCCTCTACCACCGAAATATCCCAGTCACCATCTACGAGCAGGCCGAAGCCTTCGGTGAAGTCGGCGCAGGCGTCTCGTTTGGCCCAAATGCTGTTGAGGCAATGAAAGCTTGTCATTCGGGGATCTATGAAGCATTCGAAAAGGTCTTCACGCAGAATCTGTGGCCTTCGAAACAGAAAGTGTGGTTCGATTATCTTGACGGATATAACAAGGGTACCTCGACAACAGCGAAAAACGCCAGTCGTCAGGACATTGCATTCACTATCTCAAACAGCCTAGGCCAAACTGGTGTTCACCGCGCGCACTTTCTTGACGAATTGATTAAACTGATTCCTGGTGATATCGCGCGATTTCACAAACGACTTGAAAACATTGTCGAGCGAGAGACTGACGGGAAGCTCCTTTTGAAGTTTGCTGATGGAACGCAAGATGAGGCCGATCTGGTTATTGGTTGTGACGGTATCAAGTCTCAGGTGCGACAGGTGATTGTGGGAGCGGAACATCCCTCTGCTAAGCCGTCTTATACCCACAAATACGCGTATCGCGGGCTGGTCCCAATGGAAAAAGCGATTGAGGCGGTTGGAGAGGAATTAGCTTCCAACTCATGTATGCATGTAAGACATCCTGATTTAGTATGCATTCTTCATGCGGGCTGTGATGCTGATGACGTGACAGATGGGCCCCGGTGGTCATATGCTGACCTTCCCTGTAAACCAAGGGAAAACCCTCAACATTGTTGCGTTCCATACGTCTCCGGATGAGTGGGCCGACTACCCTAGATTAACGCGACAAGGTACACGAGACGAGGCGCTCCGTGACTTTGCCGGATACGGGCCGAATGTTATTAATCTGCTGAAGTTGACAGATGCAGAGCTCAGCGTGGTAGGTTTTTACTATACCCTGAAGACTGTGGATCATATACTAAGACCATCTAGTGGGCTATCTTTGACCTTGGAGAAAACCCAGTTCCTACGTTTTACAAAGGTCGAGTCGCAATATCTGGCGATGCTGCACACGCTACATCACCCCACCACGGTGCCGGAGCAGGCTTCTGCGTCGAAGACACTGCCGTTCTTGCTACGTTGCTAGCGGATGAGCGGGTCCAAACGCACAAAGACTTAGAAGCTGTCCTTGCTGCGTATGATATCAGCCGCCGGGAACGATCCCAATGGCTTGTTCAAAGCAGCAGGTTTATCGGTGATAGCTACGAATGGCGAGCTGAAGGGGTGGGAAGTGatttcaagaagatcgaggaaGCGATCAATTACCGGAATGGTGTTATTACCAATGTGGATATTCCCCAGATGTGCGCAGATGCCACGAAGTGTTTAGAAAGGAGGCTGTCTAGCGTGACCAAGGCGTCTATATAGACTTTggatacatatatactaATTCTGCATTTCCGGTGTCCTGTGGAGCGATTGTTTGGTAATGTGTCTATCATTCCGCATATGACTTTTTTGTGACGGGCTATCCCatcatatatatagccaTAGCTAGATATTTTCAAGAAGTATTTAAAAGTTCAAGTGATGCCAAAGCTTCAAGTATAGTTAAAAACTTCGGGTCTAgcatatatttctctctcaGACTTGGCTGGTAGCGATTGCTTTGGGCTTAGAAATCCTTCTCGTTGACGATGATCCGAAACAACTGTTGTCATTGCCCTCGTTCCAGAAAAGTAAAAACAGCCTACACAAAACGTACCATTAGCCCAGTAGCAACTAGCTGTCAGTAGCATAACTTACAGATGAACATATTGGTTTCACGTTAGTTTGTCATCGTTCAAACCGGATCATTCCTCTTTTGGTGTTACTGCAGCCGGTTCGAATCCAGTCGTTTCATCACATACACTCTCCGATGAACCTGTAGGAAATAGCCAACGCCATATAGAGGATAAAGGATTTAACAAAGACTCAATCGGACTATAAGGTAGGAGGGCTGTATCGTAGAAGAGCATGATTGATTGTTTTTAACAGTGAACTGAGAGAAACACCCCAAATACTGGAGAACTCTACAGAACAAGATAAACCCCAATGCAATGGCCATCGTGGTCATTCTGCCTCTTTAACTCGACATTTTTACTTATCATACTAGGGCATCCCTGCTAACTAAATGCGTAGAAGCAAACACTGCAAAGGATGTCTACATGTCCTAGATGGATCTAACTGGCTCCTCGCCATTGATCTTCCATCCGCAATTAATTTAGGCTGGCTCGTTgaccaatcaatcaaggaTGTTTCTAATGCAAACATTGCGGCTGAGGTTTGgcttgtttggtttgtttgtcGATCGGATGTCCTGGGTCGTCACTTCCGATCGCCTTTGCCTCCCCGCACCGCTTTTCCGATTGATGGTTTGTCGGTTTTGGCACTTGATGTAGGACGatttgaagaattggaagtGAGATTGACGTCAGCAATTCGTGGTCTTAGCTTTTCATTCCACTGAATGTGTCAGTAAGAATTTTGGAGTACTGACAGTAAGCTTAATTATACTTTGCAACCTCTTCACATTAGATGAATGCTGTGGTTGCTTATTTTGTTGAGCTCTGACGAATTAAATGCAAGTAGAATACTATTTGCAGTGAGCAAAGGTCGTAGTGTAGTTCATACATTTTGCTCGGATCTGTATATTAATTGAAGTAATATAGATCTGAACTACTACTACGCTCTTACGTACTGGAAAGGTATACTACTAGTGTGTAGTGGTGTTGTGACGGTTCTTTGTATACAAAATATATTTTGTTGGAGATCAGGTGTTCAATTGCGTGAGGGATAGCTGATTTTGACTGTCCATTGAGTCCATCTTTTCTAAATTTAGACGGAAAGACGCGCTGAAAGCCTTATTATGGTGATTAGATCAATTCATTTGCCCGATGTAGTTCTCTTTAAACCATGTTAGTATGCAGGAACATTGTCAGATTTGCCAGCAGCTAGGCAGGTCCACTGAATAATTGTGGGTTGAATTTGGGCTTTTTTCCCCCCCGAACTGCACCCTTCACTGAGAAGCCTCCTGCCGCTGGGCTCAAAACCCCGGACATTGGTGGCTATGAGGTCTCACGACGTTACAGAGAcaaaggccaaggatggcaCGCTCGTATTGGAAAATAGGCAAGAATCAGTCCGATAAGGTCCTCATCGATCTCGATAAGAACCCCGATCGATTTGGGAAAAGTTCCAGGCAGTCGAAGCTGCTGTGGGGCTGGTGCCTGAGACCTGGGGTTGTCACAACCAATCAACGTCCAGGTCCGTCGACCACAAGGCAGCAGCGGCCATTAGTGGCCTGTTAGCTAAGGCCACCAGGCCGTGGCAGGACCCTGGAAATTGAATAAGTATCGGCTCTGTTGACATCTCATTACCTTCACTCTGCCATTGTCACCTCTCAATCACGTCAactttccttctctcccgaaTCCTTTTCAGTATCTCTTTGATAATTCAGCTATCTTCCTATCAAATTAGATCGCATCCGTCTTTCTTACTCCCCTTGCAACAATCTCACACCATCAAGCTACGACCTCAATATAGCTTGATTACATCAATTGGTTCTATCACCTCGTATTTCACTCTCACGCCGCATTTTCCATAACTGGATCCAATTGAACTATGCCgccaaagaagaatttgTTTAAAGACGTTGTCGTCGTTGTTGCCGGTAGTTTTTCTGGCTATAAGCAAGGCAAGTTTCCTTGATTTGTAAAATATTGAGAACACTAGATCTAACCAATGCTATTTTGGGATTGCAGCGGATGTGAAAAAGCTCGTGGAAGGTCAGGGCGCAAAATTCTGCACTACCGTGACAGGTGACTGCACACATTTCGTGACTACCCAGAGAGAGGTGGATAACAACAATTCCAAATGTAAGTTTTTCTCAGACTTCCTTATTCTTGTTATATCTGTCGGTTCTGTACCTATTCCACGGATGTTTCCCCCATCATCTCTGGCACCTCGGCTTATTAGAATTACACAGATAAACAAGCTTGCAATGTCTACGATTGCAATATTGTCTCTATCGATTGGCTTCTGGAGTCTATAGACGCGAAAAAGCCAATTCCTGAAAAGCCTTACTTGCTCAACAGGAAGGATGCAAAGTCAGATGATAAGAAAGACGatgagaaaaatgacaagaaagagaagaagaaacgtACACTCGAAGAAGCGCTCGATGTCAGCGAGGAGAGTTCCAACAAAAAGGCCAAAGACGCCCAGAAATTGGGTTCCAAGACCTTGAATGTTCCTGTTGACGAGGGATGTTATCTCTCAGGTAACTACTTCGCTGCTGTATATATGTACCTTACTCCGACTAGGTGCTAACGGCTTTGGATAGGCTTCGCAGTGTACATTGACCCAGCAGGTCTGATCTGGGATGCTACTCTCAACCAGACTGTTTCTGCCAATAACGCTAACAAATTCTACCGCATTCAACTGTTGGTTGACAGATCCGGGACTAACTTTAAAACTTGGACCCGATGGGGCCGCGTGGGCGAGACTGGCCAACATGGTCTCTTGGGAAGTGGTGCTCTTTCTGAGGCACAGCTTCAGTTCCAGAAGAAATTCAAAGACAAATCAGGTCTATCATGGGACGACAGACTCGACCCTCCGAAGAAGGGCAAATATACTTTCATCGAACGCAACTATGAAGAAGActcagatgaagaagatggtgacgATAAGGGAACGGCGAAAAAGAACGACGAAGAGAAGCCAGAAGTGAAAAGCGAGCTGCCTGAACAGGTCCAGGATCTTatgtctttcattttcaaTCCGAGCCATTTCATGAAtacaatggcttccatgGATTACGACGCTAAGAAGTTGCCACTTGGGAAGCTGAGCAAGCGAACCCTAAGACAGGGTTTcctgaagctgaaggaacTCTCCGAGCTCATTGCGGACCCCAATCTTGCGGCCACTCAATATGGCACAACCTACAATGCAGCTGCGGAGGACCTCAGCAACCAATACTTTACTACGATCCCTCACGTGTTCGGCCGTAATCGACCTCCCGTGTTGAATTCTGACCAGCATATTaagaaggagattgagcttctcgaggCCTTGACAGACATGGAAGTTGCAAATGGTATCATGAAAGAGTCGAAGGACGCCGACACAATCCACCAGCTGGATCGCCAGTTCCAGAGCCTCAAGATGCAAGAGATGACTCCTTGTAAGTCCCCTGTCCTTCACTCGTCTGCCTTATTTAGACATTTTCCTTCGACATGATCAAATTATACTAACGCGTAATAGTGGACCACTCTTCTACCGAATTCATCGAGCTGGAGAATTACCTTAACCAGTCGCGCGCCTCTACTCATCATTTCCGTTACAACGTGAGTTTGGCCTCTTTCCTCGCGATGACACAGTACTGACTGGATGTAGgtcgtcaatatcttccgCATTGAGCgtgatggtgaaaatgaTCGATTCAATTCTTCCAAATACgggaagatcaagaacagcGACCGACGTCTGTTGTGGCATGGATCGCGTAGCACCAATTTTGGTGGTATCTTGAGCCAGGGTCTGCGCATTGCACCGCCGGAAGCCCCCGTGAGCGGATACATGTTTGGCAAAGGTGTCTACTTTGCGGACATGTCCAGCAAATCCGCCAACTACTGCTGCTCCTACAACAGCGGCGGTATGgctttgcttctgctttGCGATGTTGAACTCGGAGACCCCATGCTGGAGTTGGATCACAGCAACTACAACGCTGGAGAAGATGCCAAGAGGGACGGCAAGATTGCGACTCTCGGTAAGGGTAGGACTGTCCCGGCAGCTTGGAAGGATGCTGGGTCTGTCAATCCTCAGCTGCAAGGGGTGAAAATGCCAGATGTCTCTGCCTCATCCAAGAGTGCGAACGCCCAGTCACTGATGTACAACGAGTACATTGTGTACGATGTTGCTCAGATCCGCCAGAAATACCTATTCCAGGTGCACATGAGATAATTGCTGGGCGATTCTGCGTTGGTCTCCTTTATTTACTTTGATCGTGTTCTAAAGCGGGAGTCTGGGATATACTTTTTTATGTGCCTGTTAGTTCTAGTGAGCGAAAGCGGGGGCGTTCGGGTTagaatcttttctttgcatATACTCGTGCTTTAGCTGTGACAACGACTGCTCTTATTTCCCACATATCAGTGGTGTGTACAATAGTCCGATCATTGACGAGATAATGCATTATTATTACAAATTGACTCAGAAAATTGAAACGCAATGTGCAATCTAAAGTTCTGACACTCCAATGTCGCCAACGTTCAAAACGGTCACGCAAGCCAATGCTAAGTTGATCAAATCTTGAGGGAGGATGATGCCATTCTGGCACTTGACCAACAATCTAAATGTTTTCT encodes:
- a CDS encoding uncharacterized protein (predicted protein) encodes the protein MACDTNQHFGKAGGTASPLWRFATAAALKSDHVQPTPPDPSHLSSSPQLRMLSFPCNPAQSSKLELSQVFWCSVGLSRIRFNSVATFQLSQSSGAATPVPYSRPSGAGVETEKKKKRTRQQNRN
- a CDS encoding putative poly(ADP)-ribose polymerase PARP (NAD+ ADP-ribosyltransferase Parp, required for poly-ADP ribosylation of nuclear proteins), which encodes MARSYWKIGKNQSDKVLIDLDKNPDRFGKSSRQSKLLWGWCLRPGVVTTNQRPADVKKLVEGQGAKFCTTVTGDCTHFVTTQREVDNNNSKYKQACNVYDCNIVSIDWLLESIDAKKPIPEKPYLLNRKDAKSDDKKDDEKNDKKEKKKRTLEEALDVSEESSNKKAKDAQKLGSKTLNVPVDEGCYLSGFAVYIDPAGLIWDATLNQTVSANNANKFYRIQLLVDRSGTNFKTWTRWGRVGETGQHGLLGSGALSEAQLQFQKKFKDKSGLSWDDRLDPPKKGKYTFIERNYEEDSDEEDGDDKGTAKKNDEEKPEVKSELPEQVQDLMSFIFNPSHFMNTMASMDYDAKKLPLGKLSKRTLRQGFLKLKELSELIADPNLAATQYGTTYNAAAEDLSNQYFTTIPHVFGRNRPPVLNSDQHIKKEIELLEALTDMEVANGIMKESKDADTIHQLDRQFQSLKMQEMTPLDHSSTEFIELENYLNQSRASTHHFRYNVVNIFRIERDGENDRFNSSKYGKIKNSDRRLLWHGSRSTNFGGILSQGLRIAPPEAPVSGYMFGKGVYFADMSSKSANYCCSYNSGGMALLLLCDVELGDPMLELDHSNYNAGEDAKRDGKIATLGKGRTVPAAWKDAGSVNPQLQGVKMPDVSASSKSANAQSLMYNEYIVYDVAQIRQKYLFQVHMR
- a CDS encoding uncharacterized protein (predicted protein); protein product: MSPQRKNFHVAVVGGGIAGLTLAIALYHRNIPVTIYEQAEAFGEVGAGVSFGPNAVEAMKACHSGIYEAFEKVFTQNLWPSKQKVWFDYLDGYNKGTSTTAKNASRQDIAFTISNSLGQTGVHRAHFLDELIKLIPGDIARFHKRLENIVERETDGKLLLKFADGTQDEADLVIGCDGIKSQVRQVIVGAEHPSAKPSYTHKYAYRGLVPMEKAIEAVGEELASNSCMHMGPGGHMLTFPVNQGKTLNIVAFHTSPDEWADYPRLTRQGTRDEALRDFAGYGPNVINLLKLTDAELSVWAIFDLGENPVPTFYKGRVAISGDAAHATSPHHGAGAGFCVEDTAVLATLLADERVQTHKDLEAVLAAYDISRRERSQWLVQSSRFIGDSYEWRAEGVGSDFKKIEEAINYRNGVITNVDIPQMCADATKCLERRLSSVTKASI